One genomic window of Evansella cellulosilytica DSM 2522 includes the following:
- a CDS encoding bifunctional homocysteine S-methyltransferase/methylenetetrahydrofolate reductase, producing MGLLDDLKKQVIVADGAMGTLLYSYGVGNCFEEMNLSHPDQIKEIHGAYLAAGSQVIQTNTYGANYEKLLRYGLEDQVKNINTKAVRLAKAALEEHRSDLSSFSSEENKYILGTLGGVRAVPGKPISLTEIKRSFREQLYCLLMEEVDGILLETYYDFEELKTVLQIARKETQLPIIAQVSLHDIGIVQGGISVDDAMKTLDDLGANIVGLNCRMGPHHMIRSLEQVSIPENAYLSAYPNASLPSYSNGRYHYSSNSEYFQQSANLLWEQGVSLIGGCCGTTPEHIKAIADAVKGKAPITEKEITVNQKSVVHIETPEPPKVEKLNEVVKTRSSIIVELDTPKDLVTTKFLEGAKALKEAGVDAVTLADNSLANPRICNLSMSTILKEKLQVTPLAHITCRDRNLIGLQSHLMGLSTLGIDNVLAITGDPAKVGDFPGATSVYDLSSFELIQMIKQCNEGLSFTGKPLGKKTNFTVAAAFNPNVRHLDKAVERLQKKIDCGADYFMTQPVYSEKQIENIYEHTKHIKAPIYLGIMPLTSYRNAEFLHHEVPGIKLTDDIRQAMALHKEDKARSQQEGIAIAKNLIDTALHYFNGIYLITPFTKYEITVELTNYIKEKTSAATDRQAGPIRKVYDGNII from the coding sequence ATGGGGCTTTTAGACGATTTAAAAAAACAAGTCATTGTTGCAGATGGAGCAATGGGAACACTACTTTACTCTTATGGTGTAGGGAATTGTTTTGAAGAAATGAATCTGTCCCATCCCGATCAAATTAAAGAGATTCACGGAGCATATTTAGCTGCTGGCTCCCAAGTAATTCAAACGAACACTTACGGAGCAAATTATGAAAAATTACTGCGCTACGGTTTAGAAGATCAAGTGAAGAACATCAATACGAAGGCAGTAAGGCTTGCAAAAGCAGCTTTGGAAGAGCATCGAAGCGACTTGTCGTCATTTAGTTCAGAAGAGAACAAATATATACTTGGAACATTAGGTGGCGTGAGGGCTGTCCCAGGAAAACCTATTTCATTAACGGAAATAAAGCGAAGTTTTAGAGAGCAGCTATACTGTCTCCTTATGGAAGAAGTAGACGGTATTTTACTTGAGACCTACTATGACTTCGAAGAGTTAAAGACAGTTTTACAGATTGCTAGGAAAGAAACACAATTACCTATAATCGCACAAGTATCATTACACGATATAGGAATCGTTCAAGGTGGGATTTCTGTAGATGATGCAATGAAAACGCTAGACGACTTAGGTGCAAATATTGTTGGTCTCAATTGTCGAATGGGGCCACATCATATGATTCGTTCACTTGAACAAGTATCCATTCCTGAAAATGCTTATTTATCAGCGTATCCTAATGCAAGCTTACCGAGCTATTCTAATGGTAGATATCATTACTCATCTAATTCTGAGTATTTTCAACAATCGGCAAATTTACTTTGGGAGCAAGGAGTAAGTCTTATAGGTGGATGCTGTGGTACAACGCCTGAACATATTAAAGCAATTGCAGATGCTGTAAAAGGAAAGGCGCCTATTACAGAAAAAGAAATAACGGTTAATCAGAAATCGGTTGTTCATATTGAGACGCCAGAGCCACCGAAAGTAGAAAAGCTAAATGAAGTTGTAAAAACGAGAAGTTCTATTATCGTGGAGCTCGATACACCTAAAGATTTAGTAACGACGAAGTTTCTTGAAGGCGCAAAAGCTTTAAAAGAGGCAGGGGTAGATGCTGTTACTTTAGCAGATAATTCTTTGGCGAATCCTCGTATTTGTAATTTAAGTATGTCGACAATATTGAAAGAAAAATTACAAGTAACCCCACTCGCTCATATTACTTGTCGCGATCGAAATTTAATTGGATTACAATCTCACTTGATGGGGCTGTCAACGCTAGGAATTGATAACGTGTTAGCAATAACAGGCGACCCAGCAAAGGTTGGCGATTTTCCTGGGGCTACATCTGTATATGATTTATCTTCGTTTGAGCTCATTCAAATGATTAAGCAATGTAATGAAGGACTGTCATTTACAGGGAAGCCGCTAGGTAAAAAAACGAACTTTACAGTCGCAGCTGCATTTAATCCGAATGTGCGCCATTTAGATAAAGCAGTAGAACGGCTACAGAAAAAAATAGATTGTGGCGCTGATTACTTTATGACACAGCCTGTATATTCGGAAAAACAAATTGAAAATATATATGAACATACGAAGCATATTAAGGCCCCAATATATTTAGGGATTATGCCACTGACTAGTTATCGGAATGCAGAGTTTTTACACCACGAGGTACCTGGAATAAAGCTAACCGATGATATTCGCCAGGCAATGGCGCTTCATAAAGAGGATAAAGCAAGATCACAGCAAGAGGGGATCGCCATTGCGAAGAACTTAATTGATACGGCACTTCATTATTTTAATGGCATCTATTTAATTACGCCATTTACTAAATACGAAATTACGGTAGAGTTGACGAATTACATTAAGGAAAAAACGAGTGCAGCAACAGATCGACAAGCAGGGCCAATAAGGAAGGTGTATGATGGCAACATTATTTGA
- the metH gene encoding methionine synthase — protein sequence MATLFEQQLRKKILIFDGATGTMFQQANLTAEDFGGEEYEGCNEYLNIVSPHVVERIHHEYFKAGSDIIETNTFGATSIVLDDYDLGHIAEEVNFKSAQLARRAADEWSTSEWPRFVAGAMGPTTKAISVTGGVTFEQLIDTYEEQARGLIRGEVDVLLLETSQDMRNVKAAFLGIQRASEKLGKTLPLIVSGTIEPMGTTLAGQSIEAFYLSLEHMNPVMVGLNCATGPEFMREHIRSLSNLATTAVSCYPNAGLPDEEGNYHESPESLAKKIAGFAEKGWLNMVGGCCGTTPAHIKALADAIKPFSPRKVPEDHPHAVSGIEPLIYDEDMRPLMVGERTNVIGSRKFKNLIADGKYEEASEIARAQVKNGAHIIDICLADPDREELEDMEHFLQQVINKVKVPLMIDSTDDAVIEKALTYSQGKAIINSINLEDGEERFEKVAPLIRQYGAAVVVGTIDEIGMATTADRKLEVAKRSYDLLVNKYGLNPKDIIFDPLVFPVGTGDEQYIGAAKETVDGIKLIKEALPDCLTILGVSNVSFGLPPVGREIVNAVYLYHCTKAGLDYAIVNTEKLERFASIAPEEIEMAETLLFKTSSETLAKLVEFYRGKKSTVKKEVNNLPLEERLAHYVVEGTKEGLIPDLEKALEKFSDPLEIINGPLMTGMAKVGELFDKNQLIVAEVLQSAEVMKAAVAYLEDFMEVKDDSGKGKVILATVKGDVHDIGKNLVEIILSNNGFRVVDLGIKVTSQTLIDAVRKEKPDMIGLSGLLVKSAQQMMLTAQDLKQSEVSIPILVGGAALSRKFTDNKISPEYEGLVMYAKDAMDGLHIANQLQKPEEREKLVTAHKEKLENIAISKAKETKKAEPEVAVKVRSNVSRTAPIHTPPDLDKHILRNFSLPHLTPYLNWQTLLCSHLGVQGNIKRRLEKKDPKTLELKGLVEELLVQGDKEGSISVNGMYQFFPAQSDGDDIIVYDPNEKGKVLERFTFPRQTKSPYLCLADFLRSVDSGEMDYVGFLAVTAGGGIREQARVWKEQGDYLKSHAIQALALELAEGFAEYVHHLMRDQWGIPDPADFTMQQRFSAKYEGVRVSYGYPACPNLEDQAKLFNLIKPGEIGIELTDGFMMEPEASVTAMVFAHPEGRYFSV from the coding sequence ATGGCAACATTATTTGAACAACAGCTAAGAAAGAAAATCTTAATTTTTGACGGTGCTACAGGTACGATGTTCCAGCAAGCAAATTTAACCGCAGAAGACTTTGGGGGCGAAGAGTATGAAGGGTGTAATGAATATTTAAACATTGTATCGCCCCATGTTGTAGAACGCATTCACCATGAGTATTTTAAAGCAGGTTCAGATATCATTGAAACAAATACTTTTGGTGCAACAAGTATTGTTTTAGATGATTATGACTTAGGTCATATAGCAGAAGAAGTTAATTTTAAGTCGGCTCAGCTTGCAAGAAGAGCAGCTGATGAATGGTCTACGTCTGAGTGGCCAAGATTCGTTGCTGGTGCTATGGGACCGACGACAAAGGCTATTTCAGTCACCGGGGGCGTTACATTCGAACAGCTCATTGACACATATGAGGAACAAGCGAGAGGCTTAATTCGTGGTGAAGTTGATGTGCTACTTTTGGAAACGTCTCAAGATATGAGAAATGTGAAGGCTGCCTTTTTAGGAATTCAGCGTGCATCTGAAAAACTAGGTAAAACATTACCGCTAATCGTTTCAGGTACGATTGAACCGATGGGAACAACATTAGCTGGTCAAAGTATCGAAGCATTCTACTTATCTTTAGAGCATATGAATCCAGTAATGGTCGGTTTAAACTGTGCGACTGGGCCTGAATTTATGAGAGAGCACATTCGCTCCTTATCCAATTTAGCAACAACAGCTGTAAGCTGTTATCCGAATGCAGGTCTACCAGATGAAGAAGGAAATTATCACGAATCACCTGAATCGTTAGCGAAGAAGATTGCAGGCTTCGCAGAAAAAGGTTGGCTTAATATGGTCGGTGGCTGCTGCGGTACAACACCAGCTCACATTAAAGCTTTAGCGGACGCAATTAAACCATTTAGTCCAAGAAAGGTTCCAGAGGACCACCCACATGCTGTTTCTGGTATAGAACCGCTTATTTATGATGAAGATATGAGACCTCTTATGGTAGGGGAAAGAACAAATGTCATCGGTTCACGAAAATTCAAAAACCTCATCGCTGATGGAAAGTACGAAGAGGCATCAGAAATTGCAAGGGCACAAGTGAAAAACGGTGCACACATTATTGACATTTGTTTAGCCGATCCTGACCGCGAAGAATTAGAGGACATGGAGCATTTTTTACAGCAAGTCATTAATAAAGTAAAGGTTCCTTTAATGATTGATTCTACAGATGATGCAGTCATCGAAAAAGCCCTTACGTATTCGCAAGGAAAAGCGATCATTAACTCTATTAACCTAGAGGATGGAGAAGAACGCTTTGAAAAGGTTGCTCCCTTAATCCGTCAGTACGGTGCTGCGGTAGTAGTAGGGACGATAGATGAAATTGGAATGGCAACGACAGCGGATAGAAAACTAGAAGTTGCGAAAAGAAGCTATGATTTACTTGTTAATAAATATGGTTTAAACCCAAAGGATATCATTTTTGACCCATTAGTTTTCCCAGTAGGTACTGGTGATGAACAATACATTGGGGCGGCAAAGGAAACTGTCGATGGTATTAAGTTAATCAAAGAAGCACTACCTGATTGTTTAACGATCCTTGGTGTAAGTAACGTGTCCTTTGGTCTTCCGCCTGTAGGAAGAGAAATTGTAAATGCGGTGTATTTATACCACTGTACGAAGGCTGGACTTGACTATGCCATTGTAAATACAGAAAAGCTAGAGCGTTTTGCCTCAATTGCGCCTGAAGAGATAGAAATGGCAGAAACACTTTTATTTAAAACGAGCAGCGAAACGTTAGCGAAGCTTGTAGAGTTTTACCGAGGAAAAAAATCGACTGTCAAAAAAGAAGTAAATAACCTTCCTTTAGAAGAAAGACTAGCTCATTACGTCGTAGAAGGAACGAAGGAAGGACTCATTCCTGATTTAGAAAAGGCATTAGAGAAGTTTTCCGACCCACTTGAAATTATTAATGGTCCACTCATGACTGGAATGGCAAAGGTAGGGGAATTATTTGATAAAAACCAATTAATCGTTGCAGAAGTACTTCAAAGCGCAGAAGTCATGAAAGCGGCAGTTGCATATCTTGAAGACTTTATGGAAGTGAAGGACGATAGTGGAAAAGGAAAAGTAATTCTAGCGACAGTGAAAGGTGACGTACATGACATAGGAAAAAACTTAGTAGAAATTATACTGAGCAATAATGGTTTTAGAGTCGTTGACCTAGGAATTAAAGTCACTTCACAAACGCTAATTGATGCAGTTCGTAAAGAAAAACCAGACATGATTGGTCTATCAGGACTACTTGTAAAATCAGCTCAACAAATGATGCTAACAGCACAGGACTTAAAGCAATCAGAGGTTTCGATCCCGATTCTAGTAGGTGGTGCAGCACTTTCACGTAAATTTACAGATAATAAAATTTCTCCAGAATATGAGGGGCTTGTCATGTATGCAAAGGATGCAATGGATGGTTTACACATTGCCAACCAGCTACAAAAGCCAGAGGAGAGGGAAAAGCTCGTAACCGCTCATAAAGAAAAACTTGAAAACATTGCTATTAGCAAAGCGAAGGAAACAAAAAAGGCTGAGCCAGAAGTAGCTGTAAAGGTGAGATCAAACGTCTCCCGTACAGCACCAATACACACACCACCTGACTTAGACAAGCATATTTTAAGGAACTTTTCTTTACCGCATTTAACACCGTATCTAAATTGGCAAACTTTATTGTGTAGTCACTTAGGTGTACAAGGAAATATAAAAAGAAGGCTAGAAAAAAAGGATCCGAAAACACTGGAACTTAAAGGTCTAGTAGAGGAACTGCTTGTTCAAGGTGACAAAGAAGGTAGCATCTCTGTAAATGGCATGTATCAATTCTTCCCTGCACAATCCGACGGTGATGATATTATCGTCTACGATCCGAATGAAAAAGGGAAAGTGCTTGAAAGGTTTACCTTTCCACGGCAAACAAAAAGCCCTTATTTATGTCTGGCTGACTTCCTTCGTTCGGTAGATAGTGGGGAAATGGATTATGTAGGATTTTTAGCCGTCACAGCAGGTGGTGGCATTAGAGAGCAAGCTCGTGTATGGAAAGAACAAGGAGATTATTTAAAGAGTCACGCGATTCAAGCATTAGCATTAGAACTCGCCGAAGGTTTTGCAGAGTATGTCCATCATTTAATGCGAGATCAATGGGGTATCCCTGATCCTGCTGACTTTACAATGCAACAGCGCTTCAGTGCTAAATACGAAGGAGTGCGTGTGTCGTACGGATACCCGGCATGTCCTAATCTAGAGGATCAAGCTAAATTGTTCAACTTAATCAAACCAGGTGAAATAGGCATTGAGCTAACGGATGGATTTATGATGGAACCAGAAGCATCTGTTACAGCAATGGTATTTGCTCATCCTGAAGGCAGATATTTTAGTGTGTAA
- the metC gene encoding cystathionine beta-lyase, with protein MSKEQFHFETKLIHNQHSVDKETGAVSTPIHHTSTFHQFDLDEFGKYDYARSGNPTRDVLEETIAELEGGVRGLAFSSGMAAISTAFMLLSKGDHVLIAEDVYGGTFRLVSQVLQRFGVDYDFVDTTNLEEVKQKLRPNTKVIYIETPSNPVLKITDIKAVCEIAKENNCYTFVDNTFLTPSLQKPLELGADVVLHSATKFISGHSDVVAGLAVAKDKELGDQLAFLQNTFGAVLGVQDCWLVLRGLKTLHVRMKESQQTAFELAKYLEEIPEVKKVYYPGLDNHEGREIHFSQSSGAGAVLSFVLEDVDAVREFVNAVEIPVFAVSLGAVESILSYPTKMSHAAMPEEERYKRGIEDGLLRLSAGLENTEDLIKDFNQAFQHIRKATKKKETNLAVDRGAL; from the coding sequence GTGCAGTTAGTACACCGATTCATCATACGTCTACATTTCATCAATTTGATCTAGACGAATTCGGCAAATACGATTATGCTCGTTCTGGGAATCCGACACGAGATGTGTTAGAGGAAACAATTGCCGAGCTTGAGGGAGGAGTGAGAGGGTTAGCATTTTCTTCAGGAATGGCTGCTATTTCTACTGCATTTATGCTTCTTTCCAAAGGAGACCACGTTCTCATCGCTGAGGATGTATATGGGGGTACATTCCGGTTAGTTTCCCAAGTGTTACAACGTTTTGGTGTCGATTATGACTTTGTAGATACGACAAATTTAGAAGAAGTAAAACAAAAGCTACGTCCGAATACGAAAGTGATTTATATAGAAACACCGTCAAATCCAGTATTAAAAATTACAGACATCAAAGCAGTTTGCGAAATAGCAAAGGAAAACAATTGTTACACTTTTGTTGATAATACATTTTTAACACCAAGCTTACAAAAACCGCTAGAATTAGGGGCAGATGTCGTATTACATAGTGCCACTAAATTTATTTCAGGGCACAGTGATGTTGTAGCAGGCTTGGCTGTTGCGAAGGATAAAGAGCTTGGCGACCAGCTAGCTTTTTTACAAAATACGTTCGGAGCAGTGCTTGGTGTACAAGATTGCTGGCTCGTTCTAAGAGGTTTAAAAACGCTTCATGTACGAATGAAAGAGTCACAGCAAACTGCATTTGAATTAGCAAAATACTTAGAGGAAATCCCAGAAGTAAAGAAGGTTTATTATCCTGGCCTAGATAATCATGAAGGCAGAGAGATACATTTTAGTCAATCAAGCGGAGCGGGAGCTGTATTATCGTTTGTGTTAGAGGATGTAGATGCTGTGAGAGAGTTTGTAAATGCTGTAGAAATACCTGTTTTTGCGGTAAGTCTAGGAGCTGTAGAATCGATCCTCTCTTATCCAACTAAAATGTCACACGCGGCAATGCCGGAGGAAGAACGTTATAAAAGAGGAATTGAAGACGGCTTACTAAGACTATCTGCAGGCTTGGAAAATACAGAAGATTTAATTAAAGACTTTAATCAAGCCTTTCAACATATAAGAAAAGCAACTAAAAAGAAGGAAACTAACTTAGCGGTAGATAGGGGAGCTTTGTAA